Proteins encoded together in one Paracidovorax wautersii window:
- the lysS gene encoding lysine--tRNA ligase produces MSENQTPAPAQDDNQLIAERREKLRALREAQEQGKGVAFPNDFKPAHHAADLQAAHSETSAETLEAQPVTVSVAGRMMLKRVMGKASFATVQDGSLGTTGGRIQLYVTRDALGEELYAAFKHWDLGDIVGAEGTLMKTKTGELSVKVSALRLLTKSLRPMPDKFHGVADQEVKYRQRYVDLMTDDSARKRFMARSKAVSGIREFMVQHGFLEVETPMLHPIPGGANAKPFVTHHNALEQEMYLRIAPELYLKRLVVGGFERVFEINRNFRNEGISVRHNPEFTMMEFYAAYWNYRDLMDFTEELVRDAAMKAVGTLELTYGGRAVDLSKPFQRLTIREAIFQHTEAGAHVDDAAWLISALKKLGLTEEKNRLSTRTLAGLQVLYFEELVEDKLWEPTFIMEHPTEISPLARANDLRPEVTERFELYITGREFGNGFSELNDAEDQAARFNAQVSAKDSGDDEAMYFDHDFVRALEYGMPPAGGCGIGIDRLMMLLTDSPSIRDVILFPALRREN; encoded by the coding sequence ATGTCCGAAAACCAAACGCCCGCACCCGCCCAAGACGACAACCAGCTCATCGCCGAGCGCCGTGAAAAACTGCGCGCCCTGCGCGAAGCGCAGGAGCAGGGCAAGGGCGTGGCGTTTCCCAACGACTTCAAGCCTGCCCACCACGCTGCCGATCTGCAGGCCGCCCACAGCGAAACGTCTGCCGAAACGCTCGAAGCCCAGCCCGTCACGGTGAGCGTGGCCGGCCGCATGATGCTCAAGCGGGTGATGGGCAAGGCCAGTTTCGCCACCGTGCAGGACGGCTCGCTCGGCACCACCGGCGGCCGCATCCAGCTGTACGTGACGCGCGACGCGCTGGGCGAGGAGCTGTACGCTGCCTTCAAGCACTGGGACCTGGGCGACATCGTCGGCGCCGAAGGCACGCTGATGAAGACCAAGACGGGTGAGCTGTCGGTCAAGGTGAGCGCACTGCGCCTGCTCACCAAGAGCCTGCGCCCCATGCCCGACAAATTCCACGGTGTGGCCGACCAGGAGGTGAAGTACCGCCAGCGCTATGTCGACCTGATGACGGACGACTCCGCCCGCAAGCGCTTCATGGCGCGCAGCAAGGCAGTGAGCGGTATCCGCGAGTTCATGGTGCAGCACGGCTTCCTGGAAGTGGAGACGCCCATGCTCCACCCCATTCCCGGCGGCGCCAACGCCAAGCCATTCGTGACGCACCACAACGCGCTGGAGCAGGAGATGTACCTGCGCATCGCGCCCGAGCTGTACCTCAAGCGCCTGGTCGTGGGCGGCTTCGAGCGCGTGTTCGAGATCAACCGCAACTTCCGCAACGAAGGCATCTCGGTACGCCACAACCCCGAGTTCACGATGATGGAGTTCTACGCGGCCTACTGGAACTACCGCGACCTGATGGACTTCACCGAGGAGCTGGTGCGCGACGCCGCCATGAAGGCCGTCGGCACGCTCGAATTGACCTACGGCGGCCGCGCGGTCGATCTGTCCAAGCCCTTCCAGCGCCTGACCATCCGCGAAGCGATCTTCCAGCACACCGAAGCCGGCGCGCATGTGGACGATGCCGCCTGGCTCATCAGCGCGCTGAAGAAGCTGGGCCTGACGGAAGAGAAGAACCGCCTGTCCACCCGCACGCTGGCCGGCCTGCAGGTGCTGTACTTCGAGGAACTCGTCGAAGACAAGCTCTGGGAGCCCACCTTCATCATGGAGCACCCCACCGAGATCAGCCCGCTGGCCCGCGCCAACGACCTGCGCCCCGAGGTCACCGAGCGCTTCGAGCTGTACATCACCGGCCGCGAATTCGGCAACGGCTTCTCGGAACTGAACGATGCCGAAGACCAGGCCGCGCGCTTCAACGCGCAGGTGTCGGCCAAGGATTCGGGCGACGACGAGGCCATGTACTTCGACCACGACTTCGTGCGTGCGCTGGAGTACGGCATGCCCCCCGCCGGCGGCTGCGGCATCGGCATCGACCGGCTGATGATGCTGCTGACCGACAGCCCCAGCATCCGCGATGTGATCTTGTTCCCGGCCCTGCGCCGCGAGAACTGA